One Cellulomonas taurus genomic region harbors:
- a CDS encoding helix-turn-helix transcriptional regulator, with protein sequence MKTVAGSASQKEIADAAGVSQPTVSRWAKGEIERATADVAVKFAVHYDSSVGEALVAAGVLDARHLPVTISRYEQPDDATLIALFSERLRRDKESAQDDDQQPAAITRAGGSPADELSVGDYTLAAHEDDQLVDELEAQEDQP encoded by the coding sequence GTGAAGACCGTCGCCGGGTCGGCATCGCAGAAGGAGATCGCCGACGCGGCCGGCGTCAGCCAGCCGACAGTGTCGAGATGGGCCAAGGGCGAGATCGAGCGAGCGACGGCAGACGTCGCCGTGAAGTTCGCAGTCCACTACGACAGCTCTGTCGGTGAGGCGCTCGTCGCGGCTGGCGTTCTCGATGCTCGCCACCTCCCGGTCACGATCTCGCGCTACGAGCAACCGGACGACGCCACGCTGATCGCCCTGTTCTCGGAGCGACTCCGACGCGACAAGGAGAGTGCCCAGGATGACGACCAGCAGCCCGCCGCCATTACGCGGGCCGGGGGGAGCCCGGCCGACGAGTTGTCAGTGGGGGACTACACACTGGCGGCGCACGAGGACGACCAGCTCGTAGACGAGCTGGAAGCCCAGGAGGATCAGCCGTAG
- a CDS encoding helix-turn-helix transcriptional regulator — protein sequence MTATLRLRVDQLAKLRTLAGITTDDALAKRMRMDPATVSRVLRGKQTPGPRFIAALVDCFPGWDLDDLFEVIPAEDAA from the coding sequence ATGACCGCGACGCTCCGCCTCCGCGTGGACCAGCTCGCGAAGCTCCGCACGCTCGCCGGAATCACCACCGACGACGCCCTCGCGAAGCGAATGCGCATGGACCCCGCCACGGTCTCCCGCGTCCTGCGCGGCAAGCAGACCCCCGGACCCCGGTTCATCGCCGCGCTCGTCGACTGCTTCCCGGGATGGGACCTCGACGACCTGTTCGAGGTCATCCCTGCCGAGGACGCGGCCTGA
- a CDS encoding tyrosine-type recombinase/integrase has product MSERWFDEQLHQRASSLGVIRRRLDNTILPALGERPLSAIDRGVVQQAVTGWSRELAPSTVRVTYVYLAGIFSLAVDERRLTASPCRKINLPAVEREPVIPMAVAKVQDLTNALWRPYQRMAVLAAATGMRSGELRGLTWDRITPAPGGAQLRVDRQMTSTVSSAPAWGPLKTTYSLRVISIGTATLEALGDRGTGLVLTTGTGNAITRGMASTAWRAAAAKIGLDEGTGWHELRHFHASMLIAQGASPVAVAHRLGHKDATETLTTYAHLWPDDDEKMRDASDGVIHLPAA; this is encoded by the coding sequence ATGAGCGAGCGCTGGTTCGACGAGCAGCTCCACCAGCGGGCCTCGTCGCTCGGTGTGATCCGGCGCCGACTGGACAACACGATCCTGCCGGCGCTGGGGGAGCGGCCGCTGTCCGCGATCGACCGCGGTGTCGTCCAGCAGGCCGTCACCGGGTGGTCGCGTGAGCTCGCGCCATCGACCGTGCGAGTGACGTACGTCTACCTCGCGGGGATCTTCTCCCTCGCGGTCGACGAGCGTCGGCTGACGGCGTCGCCGTGCCGGAAGATCAACCTGCCCGCGGTCGAGCGTGAGCCGGTCATACCGATGGCCGTGGCGAAGGTGCAGGACCTCACGAACGCCCTCTGGCGGCCGTACCAGCGCATGGCGGTGCTCGCTGCGGCGACCGGCATGCGGTCCGGGGAGCTGCGGGGCCTGACGTGGGACCGGATCACGCCCGCCCCAGGTGGTGCGCAGCTGCGCGTCGACCGGCAGATGACGTCGACGGTCTCTTCGGCGCCCGCGTGGGGGCCGCTCAAGACCACATACTCACTCCGGGTGATCTCGATCGGCACCGCCACCCTCGAAGCGCTGGGTGACCGCGGCACCGGTCTCGTGCTGACCACCGGCACCGGGAACGCCATCACCCGGGGCATGGCATCGACGGCGTGGCGAGCTGCGGCGGCCAAGATCGGCCTCGACGAGGGAACGGGCTGGCACGAGCTACGCCACTTCCACGCCTCGATGCTGATCGCACAGGGGGCGTCACCGGTGGCGGTGGCGCACCGACTCGGTCACAAGGACGCGACGGAGACTCTGACGACCTACGCCCACCTCTGGCCGGACGACGATGAGAAGATGAGGGACGCGTCCGACGGCGTGATCCATCTCCCAGCAGCCTGA
- a CDS encoding putative bifunctional diguanylate cyclase/phosphodiesterase, with translation MARIRPTPAVVAALLVLATAFVAGGPDIALWALATLAAAAGTVRLRTVHADDDATLWRWSTRGGWALTVGLGIESVVRAVGLGSAAQDWALSCAAIAASAAVYQGLVRWNRSSTALSDPGDWANGVSAFLAAVALGCLIRTQLSPGPSTLGPDLLGHVLRLAAATVLVGSCLTVTAIADLRSDRRAALLSGGALTALIAELIAMLAGLDVVAGMGWAALIVAAAIACGLPHSDRTATYSSSRATTAGSVVVIAAALAIVATNAVLPGGSRVVVAVAVAAGLIACVRALRLVRDLALLASSRVEARTDSLTGVPNRRALVERLDAVSDSDGTALLVIDLDRFKDVNDRYGHAVGDALIQDMAERLETVLAGRGLLARLGGDEFAVVLDDPDPERAAGIAHELCAAATMPSEIGGRLLRVSASIGVASTLLGEHRDGELLRGADAAMYIAKRSGTGVQVYDEAIDARARTQHELAEDLRGLLTGTSTEHGELTVHFQPQLDAHTGAVVAAEALVRWDHPRRGLLGPFAFLDLAEEHGLMTPLTWHVLDQATRQALAWRTAGVDIPVAVNLSTSCLEFPGLLGALSAALTRTGLPPSSLVVEITETTLMHDPELAIEVTRKIRDLGIAVSIDDYGTGYSSLAYLNDLPAEELKLDRTFTGKLTTDPRTRAIVSGTIDLAHHLGLRLVAEGVEDTETLDQLRLLGCDRTQGYLHARPMPADDFRAWLSEAATVVDHSGAH, from the coding sequence ATGGCCCGCATACGTCCGACCCCCGCGGTCGTCGCCGCACTCCTGGTGCTGGCGACGGCCTTCGTGGCGGGCGGGCCCGACATCGCCCTGTGGGCACTCGCCACCCTCGCGGCCGCTGCCGGCACCGTCCGACTGCGTACCGTCCACGCCGACGACGACGCGACGCTCTGGCGCTGGAGTACGCGTGGCGGCTGGGCATTGACCGTCGGACTCGGCATCGAATCGGTCGTGCGCGCCGTCGGCCTCGGCAGCGCCGCCCAGGACTGGGCGCTCAGCTGCGCGGCGATCGCGGCGTCCGCCGCCGTGTACCAGGGACTGGTGCGCTGGAACCGGTCCAGCACCGCACTCTCCGACCCCGGCGACTGGGCGAACGGGGTCAGCGCCTTCCTCGCGGCGGTCGCGCTGGGCTGCCTGATCCGCACGCAGCTGTCCCCCGGACCCTCCACCCTCGGCCCCGATCTGCTCGGGCACGTGCTCCGGCTCGCCGCCGCCACGGTCCTGGTCGGCAGCTGCCTGACCGTGACCGCCATCGCCGACCTGCGCTCCGATCGCCGCGCGGCCCTTCTGAGCGGTGGCGCCCTGACCGCGCTGATCGCCGAGCTGATCGCCATGCTGGCCGGCCTCGACGTGGTGGCGGGGATGGGGTGGGCGGCACTGATCGTCGCCGCCGCGATCGCCTGCGGACTCCCCCACTCAGATCGCACCGCCACCTACTCCTCGTCCCGGGCCACCACCGCGGGCTCGGTGGTCGTGATCGCCGCCGCCCTGGCCATCGTGGCCACCAACGCCGTGCTGCCGGGGGGCTCCCGTGTGGTGGTCGCCGTCGCCGTGGCCGCCGGGCTGATCGCCTGCGTCCGGGCACTGCGCCTGGTCCGCGACCTGGCACTGCTCGCCTCCTCCCGGGTCGAGGCGCGCACCGACTCCCTGACCGGCGTGCCGAACCGGCGCGCCCTGGTCGAACGACTCGACGCGGTCTCCGACTCCGACGGCACCGCTCTGCTGGTCATCGACCTGGACCGGTTCAAAGACGTCAACGACCGCTACGGACACGCGGTCGGCGACGCCCTGATCCAGGACATGGCCGAGCGGCTGGAGACGGTCTTGGCGGGTCGCGGACTGCTCGCCCGCCTCGGTGGGGACGAGTTCGCCGTGGTGCTGGACGACCCGGACCCGGAGCGCGCCGCCGGGATCGCCCACGAACTCTGCGCCGCCGCGACGATGCCCAGTGAGATCGGCGGGCGACTGCTGCGGGTGTCCGCGAGCATCGGCGTGGCCAGCACCCTGCTCGGCGAGCACCGCGACGGTGAGCTGCTGCGCGGCGCCGATGCCGCGATGTACATCGCCAAGCGGTCGGGCACCGGAGTGCAGGTCTACGACGAGGCCATCGACGCCCGCGCCCGCACCCAGCACGAACTCGCGGAGGACCTCCGGGGACTGCTCACCGGCACCAGCACCGAGCACGGGGAGCTCACCGTGCACTTCCAGCCGCAGCTCGACGCGCACACCGGTGCCGTGGTCGCCGCCGAGGCCCTCGTCCGCTGGGACCACCCGCGACGCGGACTGCTCGGCCCCTTCGCCTTCCTCGACCTCGCCGAGGAGCACGGGCTGATGACGCCGCTCACCTGGCACGTCCTGGACCAGGCCACCCGGCAGGCGCTGGCCTGGCGAACGGCAGGGGTGGACATCCCGGTGGCGGTCAACCTGTCCACCTCCTGCCTGGAGTTCCCCGGGCTGCTGGGCGCGCTGTCCGCCGCCCTCACCCGGACCGGCCTGCCGCCGTCCTCCCTGGTCGTGGAGATCACCGAGACCACCCTGATGCACGACCCGGAGCTGGCGATCGAGGTGACCCGCAAGATCCGCGACCTCGGCATCGCGGTCAGCATCGACGACTACGGCACCGGGTACTCCTCCCTGGCGTACCTCAACGACCTGCCGGCGGAAGAACTCAAACTCGACCGCACGTTCACCGGCAAACTGACCACCGACCCGCGCACCCGCGCCATCGTCTCCGGCACCATCGACCTGGCCCACCACCTCGGCCTGCGGCTGGTCGCCGAGGGCGTCGAGGACACCGAGACCCTGGACCAGCTGCGACTGCTCGGCTGCGACCGCACCCAGGGCTACCTGCACGCCCGGCCGATGCCCGCCGACGACTTCCGCGCCTGGCTCAGCGAAGCCGCCACCGTCGTCGACCACAGTGGTGCACACTGA
- a CDS encoding SpoIIE family protein phosphatase, with protein sequence MTELTRTLDAEVAVGRLARLLCPTLADWCVISLVDDDESRMRHRRLRDIGWWHTDPDHAALVQEYAATRIGALRSSSMLMDAMDSGQVVHVPSDALTALHRVLEPGRARELADLLAPESLTVMPLQSRGRTLGAVSLFNGPQRPALSDAQRATLTEVASAAAVVLDNARLYRRQRDVALTFQRSLLTAPVEPDHVEVAVRYQPAAEGAQVGGDWYDAFLQPDGSTMLVIGDVVGHDIEAAAVMAQLRSMLRGIAVVTQDSPAEVLAHLDAAARTLRITTMASALVARLEQTDRERELGVTRVRWAAAGHPPPMVVTEHGEVTALVAQAPGLLLGIDPQRPRVDSEVVLERGTTLLMYTDGLIERRTRSIRDGMAALQDALSRHARRDLDSLCDRLLAELPAGPGDDDVALIAARLHPQDRPRPPEAGPNVVPPDVPDDEADISA encoded by the coding sequence ATGACTGAGCTCACCCGCACCTTGGACGCCGAGGTCGCCGTGGGACGCCTGGCACGGCTGCTGTGTCCGACCCTCGCGGACTGGTGCGTGATCAGCCTGGTCGACGACGACGAGTCCCGGATGCGTCACCGCCGGCTGCGGGACATCGGGTGGTGGCACACGGACCCCGACCACGCCGCACTGGTCCAGGAGTACGCCGCCACCAGGATCGGTGCGCTGCGGTCCAGCTCGATGCTGATGGACGCGATGGACTCGGGGCAGGTGGTGCACGTGCCGTCCGACGCGCTGACCGCGCTGCATCGCGTCCTGGAACCGGGTCGCGCCCGCGAACTCGCCGATCTCCTCGCGCCCGAGTCGTTGACCGTCATGCCGTTGCAGAGCCGCGGGCGCACCCTGGGCGCTGTCTCCCTGTTCAACGGTCCGCAACGCCCCGCGCTCTCCGACGCCCAGCGCGCGACACTGACCGAGGTGGCGTCGGCCGCGGCCGTGGTGCTGGACAACGCCCGGCTGTACCGCCGCCAGCGCGACGTCGCACTCACCTTCCAGCGCTCCCTGCTGACGGCACCGGTCGAACCCGACCACGTCGAGGTGGCGGTCCGCTACCAGCCGGCAGCCGAAGGCGCCCAGGTCGGCGGCGACTGGTACGACGCCTTCCTGCAGCCCGACGGATCGACGATGCTGGTGATCGGCGACGTGGTCGGACACGACATCGAAGCCGCCGCGGTCATGGCGCAGCTGCGGTCCATGCTGCGCGGCATCGCGGTCGTGACCCAGGATTCGCCCGCGGAGGTGCTCGCCCACCTCGACGCCGCCGCCCGCACCCTGCGGATCACCACCATGGCCAGCGCGCTGGTGGCCCGGCTGGAGCAGACCGACCGCGAGCGCGAGCTCGGGGTGACCCGGGTGCGCTGGGCCGCGGCCGGACACCCGCCGCCGATGGTGGTCACCGAGCACGGTGAGGTCACCGCTCTGGTCGCGCAGGCGCCCGGGCTGCTCCTCGGCATCGATCCGCAGCGCCCCCGGGTGGACAGCGAGGTCGTCCTCGAGCGCGGCACCACCCTGCTGATGTACACCGACGGCCTGATCGAGCGACGCACCCGGTCGATCAGGGACGGCATGGCAGCCCTGCAGGACGCGCTGAGCCGACACGCCCGCCGGGACCTCGACTCCCTCTGCGACCGTCTCCTGGCCGAACTGCCCGCCGGCCCCGGCGACGACGACGTGGCGCTGATCGCCGCCCGCCTGCACCCCCAGGACCGCCCTCGCCCGCCCGAGGCCGGTCCGAACGTCGTCCCGCCGGACGTCCCCGACGACGAGGCCGACATCTCCGCCTGA
- a CDS encoding ImmA/IrrE family metallo-endopeptidase, with protein MEDLLAHAAGLGLRVKFRDLGRRHGELHSSGLVVVNSERPVKAQRITLAHECGHRAHGHDWTNEHDRPRDERQANTYAARLLISREDYALAERAVGAHAGALARELNVTATLVELWRADYLREVGVVRLVG; from the coding sequence GTGGAAGATCTGCTCGCACACGCAGCGGGCCTTGGTCTGCGCGTGAAGTTCAGAGACCTCGGTCGCCGTCACGGGGAACTGCACAGCAGTGGACTCGTGGTCGTGAACTCCGAGCGCCCGGTGAAGGCGCAACGCATCACGCTCGCTCACGAGTGCGGCCATCGAGCGCACGGTCACGACTGGACCAACGAGCACGATCGACCACGCGATGAGCGCCAGGCGAACACCTACGCCGCGCGATTGCTGATCTCCCGGGAGGACTACGCCCTGGCCGAACGGGCAGTCGGGGCGCACGCCGGCGCGCTCGCCCGTGAGTTGAACGTCACGGCGACGCTGGTCGAGCTGTGGCGCGCCGACTACCTGCGAGAGGTCGGAGTCGTTCGACTCGTGGGCTAG
- a CDS encoding CsbD family protein produces the protein MGLDDKIANAAEKVSGKVKEATGRASDDERLEAEGKADQSKADLKGAGEKVKDAFKG, from the coding sequence ATGGGACTCGACGACAAGATCGCGAACGCCGCTGAGAAGGTTTCTGGGAAGGTCAAGGAGGCCACCGGCCGCGCTTCGGACGACGAGCGTCTGGAGGCCGAGGGCAAGGCCGACCAGTCCAAGGCGGACCTCAAGGGTGCCGGCGAGAAGGTCAAGGACGCCTTCAAGGGCTGA
- a CDS encoding phage antirepressor, which translates to MSTDLIQHAFGDHTVRTLLDAHGEPQFVLADLCSAIGIGNSRMVAQRLHPDGVSQADVIDSMGRRQRATVVTESGMFEVVLRSDSDRAAPFRKWVTTEVLPTLRKTGSYALGAQTAEQRIALAVIEAQALLAEKDATIAVLTPPAAAWNALADSAGDYSMRDAAQILSRDPGIEIGQNRLAKLLRQIGWIDPRGIPYQHHVQVGRLRSKPQTRISHRTGERVACEPQVRITLKGIEALHGHLHGLAPVQAETSPLAVAS; encoded by the coding sequence GTGAGCACCGACCTGATCCAGCACGCGTTCGGGGACCACACGGTCCGGACGCTCCTCGACGCGCACGGCGAGCCGCAGTTCGTCCTCGCCGACCTGTGCTCGGCGATCGGCATCGGCAACAGCCGGATGGTCGCCCAGCGACTCCACCCGGATGGTGTCAGCCAGGCTGACGTCATCGACTCGATGGGGCGCCGACAGCGAGCGACCGTCGTCACGGAGTCCGGGATGTTCGAGGTCGTCCTGCGCTCCGACTCCGACCGAGCTGCGCCCTTCCGGAAGTGGGTGACGACCGAGGTCCTCCCCACCCTCCGCAAGACCGGCTCATACGCCCTCGGCGCGCAGACCGCGGAGCAGCGAATCGCCCTCGCGGTGATCGAGGCGCAGGCGCTCCTCGCGGAGAAGGACGCGACGATCGCGGTCCTCACTCCCCCGGCCGCGGCATGGAACGCCCTCGCGGACTCCGCCGGGGACTACTCGATGCGGGACGCCGCGCAGATCCTGTCCCGAGACCCGGGCATCGAGATCGGTCAGAACCGGCTCGCGAAGCTCCTGCGTCAGATCGGGTGGATCGATCCGCGCGGGATCCCCTACCAGCACCACGTGCAGGTCGGCCGGCTGCGGTCGAAGCCGCAGACCCGGATCTCGCACCGCACCGGCGAGCGGGTGGCGTGCGAGCCGCAGGTGCGGATCACGCTCAAAGGCATCGAGGCGCTGCACGGACACCTGCACGGCCTCGCCCCGGTTCAGGCCGAGACCTCGCCGCTGGCGGTGGCGTCGTGA
- a CDS encoding ATP-binding protein, giving the protein MAGVRRSLRHELLDLRRSPRFSERGRTDPVMIVASELLTNAIRYGGERATLCLRSDGNGCVLDVTDGAPAVTPKVVRGRPVAEGGVGLVLALALSSEVGWYVTARQKHVWARFLPHAM; this is encoded by the coding sequence ATGGCGGGCGTCCGGCGGAGCCTGCGTCACGAGTTGCTGGACCTGCGCCGTTCGCCGAGGTTCTCCGAGCGGGGTCGGACGGATCCGGTGATGATCGTCGCCTCGGAGCTGCTGACGAATGCGATCCGGTACGGCGGTGAGCGGGCGACCCTATGCCTGCGCAGCGACGGGAACGGCTGTGTCCTCGATGTGACGGACGGAGCTCCTGCGGTGACGCCGAAGGTCGTGCGCGGCAGGCCGGTGGCCGAGGGTGGGGTGGGCCTGGTCCTGGCGCTCGCCCTGTCGTCGGAGGTCGGGTGGTACGTGACGGCGCGGCAGAAGCATGTCTGGGCGCGGTTCCTGCCCCATGCGATGTGA
- the ppgK gene encoding polyphosphate--glucose phosphotransferase produces MSTHPTTAFGIDIGGSGIKGAPVDLTTGEFSADRVRIPTPQPATPQAVAATCAELVASFDLPKDAAIGVTFPAVVQHGVARSAANVDSSWIGTNIETVLGEALGRPVLAVNDADAAGYAEARYGAARSTTGATFVATLGTGIGTAMIVDGVLVPNLELGHLEIDGHDAESRASDAARDRDDLSFEQWAERLQRYFGVIEDLFWPDLIVVGGGVSKHHEKFLPLLHLRAPIVPAQLRNAAGIVGAAALAAAHGAPVAAS; encoded by the coding sequence ATGAGCACGCATCCCACGACCGCGTTCGGCATCGACATCGGCGGCTCCGGCATCAAGGGCGCCCCGGTGGACCTGACCACCGGTGAGTTCTCCGCCGACCGGGTGCGGATCCCGACCCCGCAGCCCGCCACCCCGCAGGCGGTCGCCGCCACCTGCGCCGAGCTGGTCGCCTCCTTCGACCTGCCGAAGGACGCCGCCATCGGCGTCACCTTCCCGGCCGTGGTCCAGCACGGTGTCGCGCGCAGCGCCGCGAACGTCGATTCCTCCTGGATCGGGACCAACATCGAGACCGTGCTCGGTGAGGCGCTGGGTCGTCCGGTGCTGGCGGTCAACGACGCCGACGCCGCCGGGTACGCCGAGGCGCGCTACGGTGCCGCCCGCTCCACCACCGGCGCCACCTTCGTCGCCACCCTGGGCACCGGCATCGGCACCGCGATGATCGTCGACGGTGTCCTGGTGCCGAACCTGGAGCTGGGCCACCTGGAGATCGACGGCCACGACGCCGAGTCCCGCGCCTCCGACGCCGCCCGCGACCGGGACGACCTGAGCTTCGAGCAGTGGGCCGAGCGGTTGCAGCGCTACTTCGGCGTGATCGAGGACCTGTTCTGGCCGGACCTGATCGTGGTCGGCGGCGGGGTGTCCAAGCACCACGAGAAGTTCCTGCCGTTGCTCCACCTGCGCGCGCCGATCGTGCCCGCGCAGCTGCGCAACGCCGCCGGGATCGTCGGCGCCGCCGCATTGGCCGCCGCGCACGGCGCACCGGTCGCCGCCAGCTGA
- a CDS encoding VOC family protein — protein sequence MRFSQVVVFDAADLDAESTFWAGILDGQVRRDDDWHMISVDGDARIGVQLAPNHVPPDWPDGVPQQQIHLDLWVDDFPAAHARVMELGARVLAEAGEHNFQVYADPAGHPFCLCWGTD from the coding sequence ATGCGCTTCTCACAGGTTGTGGTGTTCGACGCCGCGGATCTCGACGCCGAGAGCACCTTCTGGGCCGGGATCCTCGACGGGCAGGTCCGGCGGGACGACGACTGGCACATGATCAGCGTCGACGGAGACGCTCGGATCGGCGTCCAGCTGGCACCGAACCATGTGCCGCCGGACTGGCCGGACGGCGTGCCGCAGCAGCAGATCCACCTCGACCTGTGGGTGGACGACTTCCCGGCCGCCCACGCGCGCGTGATGGAGCTCGGCGCCCGGGTGCTCGCCGAGGCCGGTGAGCACAACTTCCAGGTGTACGCCGACCCGGCGGGTCATCCGTTCTGCCTGTGCTGGGGCACCGACTGA
- a CDS encoding PASTA domain-containing protein yields the protein MVVIAGAAVLVALAFGRSPGVPDVTGMSAAAAESALGEAGFEATYRGATTPGNSHLEQWTVNSQEPAPGEAAGPEGEVKLWASTPITTALYECGTDAEPGDGGTSVVLDMRGEDYGTGDLTITNVMCVLDALEVPDSVKSEMQSTRALDGRQTGSWAGIDATWSYHPDSGLDVIVEMTN from the coding sequence GTGGTGGTCATCGCAGGAGCGGCGGTGCTCGTTGCTCTTGCATTTGGACGGTCTCCCGGAGTTCCCGACGTCACGGGCATGTCCGCCGCTGCTGCCGAATCCGCACTGGGTGAGGCTGGATTCGAGGCGACCTATCGCGGTGCCACGACCCCGGGGAACTCGCACCTGGAGCAGTGGACCGTGAACTCCCAGGAGCCGGCGCCAGGGGAGGCCGCTGGCCCGGAGGGTGAAGTGAAGCTGTGGGCCTCAACTCCCATCACGACCGCGCTCTACGAGTGCGGGACCGACGCTGAACCCGGCGACGGTGGAACCTCTGTGGTTCTGGACATGCGGGGTGAGGACTACGGAACTGGCGACCTCACGATCACGAACGTGATGTGCGTACTGGACGCACTCGAGGTGCCCGACTCGGTGAAGTCCGAGATGCAATCGACCCGTGCTCTCGACGGCCGCCAGACCGGATCGTGGGCCGGTATCGACGCGACATGGTCGTACCACCCGGACAGCGGACTAGATGTGATCGTGGAGATGACGAACTAG
- a CDS encoding S41 family peptidase, whose translation MSKRMRPVWWTVSAVMAVGVVGVLGAVWAFGPRIGIWLVPPSPERYGQDIVRMLDSGLYAHGAEWATARQEALDALTSVHSFDEADAALADAVRVAGGHHSRIIPASGSSSDPDGGPALPTVTVDGGIATAVVPEFTGDPAAGQRYADTLAEGLVDADVCGVIVDLRGNGGGDMGPMLAGLAPLLPDGDVSSFVIRDQVTTVRLTDGTVSGGGTTTSTAAGATTLDVPVAVLTDDGTGSSGEQAAIAFHGLDRARSFGLPTAGYASVNQTMTLYSGSTLALAVGETEDRTGARFGDAPIAPDQPSQDPVADATAWLTGQC comes from the coding sequence GTGAGCAAGCGAATGCGACCGGTGTGGTGGACGGTGAGCGCCGTGATGGCGGTCGGTGTGGTGGGCGTGCTGGGTGCGGTGTGGGCGTTCGGACCCCGGATCGGGATCTGGCTGGTACCACCGTCGCCGGAGCGGTACGGGCAGGACATCGTGCGGATGCTCGACTCGGGGCTGTACGCCCACGGAGCGGAGTGGGCCACGGCCCGGCAGGAAGCCCTCGACGCACTGACCTCCGTGCACTCCTTCGACGAGGCGGACGCCGCGCTGGCCGATGCGGTGCGGGTCGCCGGCGGGCATCACTCGCGGATCATCCCGGCGAGCGGTTCCTCGTCGGATCCCGACGGCGGTCCGGCGCTGCCGACCGTGACCGTGGACGGCGGGATCGCCACGGCGGTGGTGCCCGAGTTCACCGGTGACCCCGCGGCAGGACAGCGGTACGCCGACACGCTGGCCGAGGGTCTGGTCGACGCCGACGTCTGCGGAGTGATCGTGGATCTGCGCGGGAACGGTGGTGGCGACATGGGGCCGATGCTCGCCGGGCTGGCACCCCTGCTGCCGGACGGTGACGTCTCCAGCTTCGTGATCCGGGACCAGGTGACGACGGTCCGGCTGACCGACGGCACGGTCTCCGGTGGCGGCACGACGACCAGCACGGCCGCGGGCGCCACCACACTGGACGTGCCGGTCGCGGTGCTCACCGACGACGGGACGGGCAGCTCAGGTGAACAAGCGGCGATCGCGTTCCACGGGCTGGACCGGGCGCGATCCTTCGGCCTGCCCACCGCGGGCTACGCCAGCGTGAACCAGACGATGACGCTGTACAGCGGATCGACGCTGGCGCTCGCGGTGGGGGAGACCGAGGACCGGACCGGCGCCCGATTCGGTGATGCGCCGATCGCACCGGATCAGCCGTCGCAGGACCCGGTGGCGGACGCGACCGCGTGGCTCACGGGGCAGTGCTGA
- a CDS encoding helix-turn-helix domain-containing protein: MTGGDPLLTVREVADRLRLNPETVRVMARRGELASVRVGRGRTAAYRFTASSIDAYLAGHKTAA; the protein is encoded by the coding sequence GTGACCGGGGGCGACCCGCTGCTGACCGTGCGGGAGGTCGCCGACCGTCTGCGTCTGAACCCGGAGACCGTCCGGGTCATGGCCCGCCGCGGGGAACTCGCGTCCGTCCGGGTCGGCCGGGGCAGGACCGCCGCCTACCGCTTCACCGCGTCGTCCATCGACGCGTACCTCGCGGGCCACAAGACCGCGGCCTGA